cgcACAAACGGCCGagaacagagacaaaaatacacacCTGAGAAGCTGTTATGTAGGCTACAGCCAGCTGAGCCTGGTCGTACAACATCTTTTCAAAGTGCGGGACGTGCCAGGAGGAATCTGTAGAGTAACGATGAAAACCCTGAGAAAGAAAGATGCAGCAAGACACACTTTAAAAGCTTTCACAGACCAATATTCAGTGCAgcctgtagaagaagaagtctaAAATAACAACCTGTGCGTTATTGAagtttgtgagtttgttttGGAAATGTAGGGGCTCATGCTGATGAAAAAACTCCTCTTAATCATCAGCTGTGGTTAGACTATGaatcacaaaataattttaaagtaGCCACTGCACAGTTACACTGATATGAGACACTTCTGGTCCAAATATCAGTGACAAAGATAAAAGTATACAACCGCAACACAGCTGATAGTCCGGTTTCTCTGATGCAGTGACACCTGAGGGATCTCATGCTTGGGCTCCAGTACGCTAAGAGACAAAGATCCTTTTTAAACTCCGCCGGTTGTCCCGGAGCATTTTCTCTCGTCTATGCTGTGTTTACTACAAAGTCGGCTGTAGCTGTTGAGCTGTGTATCACGGCCGGCATTAGTCTCCTCAAAGTGAGAGCAGCCTTTGTTCTGATGACCTTTAATCAGAGTAACTTTTCACTCCTCCTCTTGGCAGTTTCGCAGGGAATAGTTTGCAGTCTCTTTTTTCATCACAGTTTATCGTTCGAGAGTCATCAGATGTGGTTGTTTTTGCAACTTTAGAAACATGGGCACAGTGTCGGACGAATACCCGCTACTGCTAACAGCGGCAGCATCAGCCCTTAGCTATTACTAACTGGGAAAATGTGTATACGTCAGAATTAAAACACCAACACTGCAAGCGATCATTTATCAACATTTGTAGAATGTTCCCATCCCTGATATGAACCTGTGCCACGTGGTCATGGATCCCTCCCAGCGCCATCATGCGGAGCGTGTGCAGGGCCATCTGGAGAGCCTCCACCCCTTCTGAGGTGGTGCGATTCACAGACCAGTACGACATGAGGAACATCAGATTCACTGCAGGGGGGGGGATACGGGGAGAAAGACAGTGGGAAACCTGATGAGAAACTGAATCCCAGGCAGAGCATTGAACAGGTTCATCATTCTGCTGTGGCATCTACCTGGTGTGGGGAACTTTGGTGCGTTTTTGAAGCCGCCATACTCCTCCTCATAGGAGTGGGCTAACTGCTGGAAGCAGCGATTAGCGACGTCTGGGGCCAGTGGAGGACTTTCTCCTGGGTTTGCAGCGATGGTGGTGCCTCTCTTCAGAGCTTCCAGGATCCTCTGCCCACTGGACTCCAAAGAAGGGCGATTATTCTGCCACTGAGGAATGGAAGACAGTCTGATAACATTATGATCCCAACGGTGATCGTTTGTCCATCGTTCgcataaataaaactattccTTGAACGGATCAAAAAGTGAAATCAACGTTTTGGCAAAGCCTTACTACCTGTTCTGTGATTCTAGTGAGAACTGTCTTGAAGCCAGGTCGTCCTCTATGGTCTCTCGGAGGGAAGTAGGTGCCTCCGACGAAAGGGGTGAGGTCAGGAGTCAACCACACGCTCATGGGCCAGCCGCCACCGCCACTGGTCGCCTGGAAACATCAGCCACAAAAAGGCATAAAAGATCGTGCGCACAAAAAGCTGAGTGCGCTTTGAGTGTGGAAACGTTGATGCACGCAAACCTGTATAAAGGTCATGTAGACCTTGTCCACATCGGGCCTCTCTTCTCTGTCCAGCTTGATGCAGACAAAGTTGTCACTGAGGATTTTGCCAATTTCCTCGTCCTCGAAAGACTCCCTCTCCATAACGTGGCACCAATGGCACGTGGAGTAGCCCACTGGTGGTCAGAGAATGAAACATTTACAGGAAGCTACAGGTATTCAGAATAAAATCAGGTGAAAAGTACATTTTTCAACGTCATATAACATACGACCACATAGtaaattttaatttctcactCTGAAACATAACCTAGTTCAAATAATAGTCCCAGAATGAAATGCTTGTTAATACTACAGTTGGGACTTATTACCTGACAAAAAGATGGGTTTGTCTTCACTCTTTGCTTTGTCAAAAGCATCTTGTCCCCATGGATACCTAAACAAAATGACATCAGACATTATGCCAAgtattgtttttacagtatgtgttaAGTTGTCGACTTAAGCCACTCACCAATCAACAGGGTTGTGTGCATGTTGCAGCAGGTAGGGCGACCTCTCCTTGGCCAAcctgttggtgtgtttgtgaggCAGGTTTGTTGGCGGCCCTTCGCCTCCCGACGCCATGCTCATAAAGACAGGCTGACTGGATACACAGCACATTCACAGATGTACTCTCTACTTGATGGTAACGATGTAAAGAATGCCTGACTTTGTTTAGATTCCAATGCAgcagagaatgaaaacaaatacctgGATATGGTTATAAAGAAATCTCTTGGATACGGTTAAGTTCATAAGATATACATCTGCgcactgacatttttttattattatttctggctatacactgatcaggcacaagTTAAAAACATTGGTGATCTAtttcaaatgtaattttctgctgggaaacatggATCATGGGATTTATGTGGACAATACTTTTATACATACCATCACCAGAACATTAATACAGATCATCAACATCCCATCTCATCAGCATATTGCAAAGTTTCTTGcttaatatattataaaaatgaatcactGTATCTAGCCAAACGGAATACAGTGCATACCATCACTCACTTTTAATTAGTATTTATCTTAATTGAAGCATTCTTATCTATGTTTATAtagtaaatgaaatgtttactgAAAACGTGAAGCTTTACTTTACTAGCTGTAATtcgtaaacctaaaaaaaaatcttaaaccGCATTCATCCATTCACGCTGACTGCAGTAGCTGTCAAAATCGTAGCGTTTAGCTAACCGACTGCCATGTCGAATTCCATTTGAATAAACCCTAATTTAAGAAGACGAGGTTTACAGACAAATGTGCATGACCTAAAAAACGTGACTGAACAGTTTCCAATATATTAAACCCTCTCTTTAAATTCGGGCGGAACGGCTGTAACACACAGGACACATAAATTCGAATCTGAAGGTGTAAACCACAAAACCACAGCTAGCTTACACTGTTAGCAGCATGGGCTAGTCCCTGGGTTACCGAGGAAACCAGGTTGAAAAGCTGACAAAATATTGGGAATACGCGTTTATTGGCAACGGATGCAGTCACGCCGAATTAAATAAAAGAGGCATTCGGATTTAGGTAAAAGTTTCTGTCTATGAGCGAACTCTCCTGGGAGCAGTTAACGTTAGGCGAGCTTAAGTGGATGGTTTTGTAGTGGAACGTCGTCGTGCAGTTGGACCGAAACTGTGCTCCTCGCTGCTATTATTAACGCGAACAACTCAACGCTTATTTAACATGCACTGAGATATTCTGCTGAGTTGTGTATGCTCGCTGCAACGTGCCGAGGTAATGTTCACGTACACCTGGCTTTAGCTAACGTTACCTATTAGCCGTGGCGGCTTTACCTGAGGTTGTAGGCCGGCTGGGGGTGGAGGAGCGGCGGTGACCTGTGACTAGATGGTGGTGGGAGGGCAATTCGTCTGAAACTACTTATGTTCGCCTCGGAGCTCAGCAGCGGACCGTCCGCTCCCGAAAGAGCTGCAGACAAGAGGCGTGCGGGCTTAGAGCGGCTACTTCTGGACGCCGTCCGCCGCCATGCTAGTCCTAACATCCTAATCCACCAAGAGTGTTGGATCAGCGGGCTAACGTTGGCTAGTTTGTTGTCACTGAGGCCAGCCAAAACTTTCAGGCATGCAGCAGGGGGGCACTGTAGTGCAGTGCCGTCTCTATACAGACGGTGGCGCACCGACAGATGATGCTTCCTAATATTATTCCATTTAAATCGGAATAGAAttgaaaatgttgattttagtacatacaaaaaatttaaaaattaaaaaaaaaaaaccacaatgTATGCAAACAACCTGTAACACAGATTAGCTTTAAACCTTCACAGGGCACTCATTAAAATACTCATTAATATAATGAggttatataatatatataaggTTATTGTAGGCcatcaaaaaagacaaattctaATTTTCACGGAGTAAAATCAAACTCCCCTGACCTTAACCCCCTTAACCCCACACGAGACCTAACAATGCAGGTGACAATATTCCAAGTTTCTGAGCTTTAACCTCTGTCAGGAAGGAAATTTCCATCTCTTTATATGTTGCACagaattgaaaataaaactgactttgacttgacttttgACTGAACATGTATTTAGGGCATTAGTGGTGATTCAGGCACAGGATCACAGCAGACAaaattaggacacttcttcatggCGCCTAATGAAGCAGTTATATTCAGCGCTCAGGCAGAGGTGGACCTTAAAGACCACATTTGACAaggatttgacctgagaatgtttccttgatctctAATGAACGGCTGAATGGAGAACGACATGCTTCTAAACCCCTCTGAGAGGCAaagggacacaatttaaaacctGTGCTGAAGTGACCAAATATGATTCCCTTGCCCTATAAAGGTTTAAGGGTTTTGTGACTGATCGTATGGGATAAATTGTGGGTAAAAAGAAatagaaggaaaaagaaaaggtgaccATTGGCAAACCAAAGCAAGCTGACATCTGATTTTTTATtagtgttgttattattatgccTTTCCGTTTATTGAATTGAGCTCGATGACCGTCGTTACGAAGTCGTCGCGAGTCACCATGTCTGAGGCGACAATGTTCATTTTCTGGCCAGACTGCTTCTTCAGCCACTGCACCATCTTCGGCAGACTCCTGAGAATGACGTTGTGGAAGTTGTCGCAGAGGCGAAGGATGTACTTGAGTATCCTGGCGTCGTTCGGCAGCGTCAGGTTCAGGCCACACACGAAGAAATCTGCAGGCCAAATTAAAAGTTGGCAATCATTTCAGAGCGCAGCGCGTTATAACCCCTGTTATTTACGTCATACTCAAACCAAACGGAGAAGACTCACACTGGTAAGGCCTTTCCTTTTCCAGAGCACGGCAGAGTCTCGATTCGATGTCTGCAGGTTTCATACTGTTCCCGTAGAAATAAGTTATTTTCATCCATAAGTCCTGATTCGCTTTATAATCGTAAGAAACTATGATGTTTTTGTCGATGTCCCAGCAACTCTTCAAGGTGTGCTTGTTCTGTTGAGGAACATGAAAACATCTTATTctgaaaattaaaacacagattatctttattttcaagtgttttttggtttttttacTGCATATCACCTTCGACCATCTAGGGACGAGCCTGTCTCCAAACAAGGTCTTGATGGACTTGATGAGGTGGTTGTGAAGCATCTGTTCGGACTGCTTCTCAAAACCTCTGAAGTTGGAAAAGGCCAGGTTGAGGATCTCTTTGGGGTGGCGCTTTGCCCACTCAAGTATCTCCCGGAGAACAGTCTGGTCCATAGCGGCAGAAGAGGACGTTAAACTTTAAACCCTTGACGTCAAATGTATCAATCCACACAAAGAAATCTTCTCTGTTGCAGCTCCtattttgttgaaataaaatgtaatattcgCATACACCCAAGCACGAGATTTATTTCAGCTGCTTCGGtggtttttggtgtttttggttCAGCTATATTCTCTGCAcgttaaatatttatatatgatggAGCCCCGGGCAtggagaaaagaataaaaaaattaaataaaacttactCTTGTGGGATCTCACAAAAGTTTTTCCTtcaaaacagtttcatttttttactcAGTTTACTTCTAAGTCAGtcagaaactgtagaaatatCAACAATTGATTGTGCACACCCGCAGGAGAGCTtcatagaaatgtttttaaagattGCTCTCAAATGCAAAGAGAAAATCAGCACTTGGCATTTGTAGAGACATTTGTAGAGAATAGTTAGCATACGGTATTAAGGCGTATTCTGATCTGATAGACTGAATTCATTAGCATCTAACTGCGGTACGCGGGACAGctgacttgttgttgttttttaaaagatattGCAACATTTGCTCAACTCCTTAAAGCTTCTTGGGCTCTCACAAaggtactttatttatttatttattttagatatattttttcagtattattcttcatttcaGTTTGCCCAAAAGCAAAACTTTTCGGGGTTACGTGCTTTCAATGGATGGATCAGTAGAGAGACACCAAAAGTTATGAGTCAGTTGCAGGAGCTGACACAGGCTGGACTTGGACCCTCACCTCTACACTCAAGACTGTAGCCTCCGTTCATGGTCAAGACAGAAagtacggaagagtattagtgccatccatgagaaaaaaaaattgtgcaggtagattttttttccccatcatgcacttagagaaaaaagaaaaaaaaagttgaaatattgAGAAAAAACATTGTCTTTAAACCAGCAGCATCGTATGCGAATGGTACGGTCGATACTTTactccctcagcagacaaggcCAACACTCCAATATAATCTgtcagcaatataactgaaaaaataatcacaatacaattttaaattcttcttatttttttctcaacgtgcatgatggaaaaaaatctacctccactaatttttttctcattggtggcactaatactcttccgtaagAAAGTGACTTATTACAAACAACAAATCACCCACCACGAGTACATTTTGTCACTAGGTTTGCCCTCTTTTCACATCCTAAATccaatttacattttctgtattGACTACTGATGCCAAGGCTGATTCATTTTTGATAATTGCTGATAATTACTATGCATCTTTACCTCCACGTCAGTCCTCGTGTAAAGCCCGTGGTAAAAGTAAAGCCTGGTGGGATCGGGGTCGTTGGGCTTGCGAGCGATCCTCAGGTCGAGGTAGCGAACCCCTGCATCCAGTTGCTCTGTGACAGTTGCATCCTGTGACGAAGGCCGACACCAGATAAACATTTGCTTCATCTTtccttaaaacaaaaataataatcgtCGACTGGACGGAAGCTCTCCTTACCTGTGTGGATGCCCATCTATGCACTATTTTACGCACGCAGCAGATCTTGCTGAATCTCCTCAGTTTCTGAGGCTCTACTATCGAGGAATTGACGTCCAGGTCATAAGTGATTGAGTCGTGGCTTCCTAggaatcacacacaaacacacacatattaaagTAACGCTAAACTCATTTTGCCACTGTCCAGTCCAGTCAAACTTCACATATCTAGCAGCAATATGGGGTCACATTTCGATGGTCTTCCTCTGGCACTATCATTGAATCAAACTTTTACTTATACACAGCGGTACTTGGTGATTACTTGGCAATATATTTCCCCCATTATTTGCTGAATTCTGTGTAAATGTATTCACAATACAAAGCCCCAAATTCTAATTCTCAGGGgaacaaaataagaaacaaaaaacacatgaaacctACAAAGCATTGTGCCACATTTTACATAGGTTTAAAACCAACACTGTTTTCTACATTTACTTGGTTGTTACTTTATAGACTGTTAGGGTTACAGTAGCTGAACTGCCTCTACACTCTGGATGTGTTGACTGTTGCTATCTACTGTTGTCTTTCAGGTTTTGTAACCTGGAAGACCATTGTATAAGGAAATCTAAACAGAGTGCCAGGTTTATCTGGAATGttttatgaacattttttttttcctcaaagctCCTAACACCACCATTGTTTAGATAAGTCCTGTGAGAATATCCTTACCTGGTATGGCCAGATCATAGAGAGGAACGGTGTGAAGTTTAGGGGGTAGTTGCGACATCCAGTCACTGTTGCTATTTACTTCGGCAGACCTCCTAAATTCTGCGCAAAACAGTTCAAAGTTAATCTGCCGCCCAGTGAAATCAATACAGTGAGAAACAACAGACATTAAGATGGAAAACTGGAGTAACAACACTTACTCTTCCAGGGAAATCCAGGCATGCTTTAGTTCTTTATTACCTCCTATTTGACGGTGCAGAAGTGCAGGAAGAAGTGAAAGAGTCGCACAGTTGAACCGCCTCTACACTCTGGAGGTGTAGACTGTTGCTATCTGTTGTTGTCTTTCAGGTTTTGTAATCTGGAAGGCCATTGTATGAGGAAATCTAAACGGAGCGCCGGCCTCAACTGGAATGTTTGATGAACATGACATACAGCTTTTCTGAAACTTCCTCATACCACCAGAACACATATAAACCGTTTCTTACTGCAGGAGAGAAAAGGTCATcttggaggaaataaaaaattaattttgatttttACTGGAATGTTGTACAACATGAAACGAGCGTCTTATGAAACTCCCTCATACCTTTACTGTTCACATTAGTTCCATAAGtacacaacaaaagcaacactCTTTCTGATCCAGTAAGGTTTTAGCTATGACACTgggataaaatgaaaaattagtTTTAACTATGACTAAATGACATGTTCTTTTAATAATCTGTATGACAATTTAAGGACATTAAGTGTGTGGTTATTTGTGTCTCTTGTATACATGTTAGTATCGCTTCCCCGGTTTTTCCTGTCTGGATTTACTTCTTGCCTTTGTCTGTGGTGGCTCTTCTGTGATTGGTTGCTCCTCCCTAACTgttctcacctgtgtcttgtgtgATGGAAAGCTCTGTATACTCATATACTTTTTTcaatgtgttttcctgtgttcaaaatgtgatttaaagttTAGGCCTGTCACTTGTAACTTGCATGAAAAACTGCATAGATGATAAGAATGTTGCCATTGGCATTTACATTACTCGTGTCGTTTTACTGCTTTTAGTTCAGGTTGCAGTATCCCTgaaaaacatcctatcaaaaagctgcttttccttatgtgaatatttgtgcgtctgcccaGATTGAAGCATGACTTAAGTGCAACACTGGTTTTGtctaaaatactttttttgacCTTTGTGGAGGCAGCATATAAGTTTTGGGAAGTGGAGTTTCATTGGGAGATTATTCCGTTATGTTACATTAGTTTTGAGATGTCTGCAGACAGGTTCTCttatgttagcattcatctaaGTTAGCATTCGTTAACTCGACTCAGACTATTA
This window of the Mugil cephalus isolate CIBA_MC_2020 chromosome 16, CIBA_Mcephalus_1.1, whole genome shotgun sequence genome carries:
- the LOC125022621 gene encoding PI-PLC X domain-containing protein 1-like isoform X1 — encoded protein: MPGFPWKKFRRSAEVNSNSDWMSQLPPKLHTVPLYDLAIPGSHDSITYDLDVNSSIVEPQKLRRFSKICCVRKIVHRWASTQDATVTEQLDAGVRYLDLRIARKPNDPDPTRLYFYHGLYTRTDVETVLREILEWAKRHPKEILNLAFSNFRGFEKQSEQMLHNHLIKSIKTLFGDRLVPRWSKNKHTLKSCWDIDKNIIVSYDYKANQDLWMKITYFYGNSMKPADIESRLCRALEKERPYQYFFVCGLNLTLPNDARILKYILRLCDNFHNVILRSLPKMVQWLKKQSGQKMNIVASDMVTRDDFVTTVIELNSINGKA
- the LOC125022621 gene encoding PI-PLC X domain-containing protein 1-like isoform X2 encodes the protein MPGFPWKKFRRSAEVNSNSDWMSQLPPKLHTVPLYDLAIPGSHDSITYDLDVNSSIVEPQKLRRFSKICCVRKIVHRWASTQDATVTEQLDAGVRYLDLRIARKPNDPDPTRLYFYHGLYTRTDVENKHTLKSCWDIDKNIIVSYDYKANQDLWMKITYFYGNSMKPADIESRLCRALEKERPYQYFFVCGLNLTLPNDARILKYILRLCDNFHNVILRSLPKMVQWLKKQSGQKMNIVASDMVTRDDFVTTVIELNSINGKA